In a genomic window of Roseiflexus castenholzii DSM 13941:
- the hisN gene encoding histidinol-phosphatase, which produces MASETLEALREFAADLAWHAGRLTLRYFQTGITPDIKEDRTPVTIADREAEQVMRRMIEARYPHHSILGEEEGETRPGASHRWILDPIDGTKSFVQGVPLYGVLVGLERDGEAVVGAVSFPALGDFLTAAKGQGCQWNGRQARVSQVREVRQATLLSSDAESMAPRGREAAYRRLAASVRLVRTWGDAYGYSLVATGRAEIMLDPVMSVWDCAALFPIVTEAGGTFTDWHGAPTIHAGEAIGTNGLLLEQVLNIIRG; this is translated from the coding sequence ATGGCATCCGAGACGCTCGAGGCGCTGCGCGAGTTCGCTGCCGACCTGGCATGGCACGCCGGGCGCCTGACGCTGCGCTATTTTCAGACCGGCATCACGCCGGACATTAAGGAAGACCGGACGCCGGTCACGATTGCGGATCGCGAAGCGGAACAGGTGATGCGTCGTATGATCGAAGCGCGCTATCCGCACCATAGTATTCTTGGCGAGGAAGAGGGCGAAACACGTCCCGGCGCATCACATCGCTGGATTCTCGATCCGATTGATGGCACGAAGTCATTTGTGCAGGGGGTGCCGTTGTACGGGGTACTTGTCGGGTTGGAGCGCGACGGCGAAGCAGTGGTCGGCGCGGTTTCCTTTCCCGCGCTCGGCGACTTCCTGACGGCGGCGAAAGGTCAGGGATGCCAGTGGAACGGACGGCAGGCACGTGTCTCACAGGTGCGCGAGGTGCGTCAGGCGACACTCCTGTCGAGCGACGCCGAAAGCATGGCGCCGCGCGGACGCGAGGCGGCGTACCGGCGGCTGGCAGCGTCCGTGCGCCTGGTGCGCACCTGGGGCGACGCCTACGGCTATAGCCTGGTGGCGACCGGTCGCGCCGAGATTATGCTCGACCCGGTGATGAGCGTCTGGGACTGTGCCGCGCTGTTCCCGATCGTCACCGAAGCGGGGGGTACGTTCACCGACTGGCACGGCGCGCCGACGATCCATGCCGGAGAAGCGATTGGTACGAATGGATTGCTGCTGGAGCAGGTGCTGAACATCATCCGCGGGTGA
- a CDS encoding OadG family transporter subunit: protein MPDNLRIALSLLVIGMSITFGALLLLWGLMALLTALTSRSVGETPAAAEADERPSLPVQPDLSKRRRRAAAAAVAIVLAREQAARSVVATTSTVSPWQAAGRMARVGQEGRERL, encoded by the coding sequence ATGCCCGACAATCTGAGGATCGCGTTGTCCCTGCTGGTGATCGGGATGAGCATCACCTTTGGTGCGCTCTTGCTGCTGTGGGGGTTGATGGCGCTGCTGACGGCGCTGACTTCCAGAAGCGTTGGGGAGACGCCAGCCGCAGCCGAGGCGGATGAACGCCCTTCGTTGCCGGTGCAACCAGACCTTTCCAAACGGCGGCGACGCGCAGCGGCAGCGGCGGTGGCAATTGTGCTTGCGCGCGAACAGGCGGCGCGTAGCGTGGTCGCCACTACATCGACGGTCAGCCCCTGGCAAGCAGCTGGACGTATGGCTCGAGTGGGGCAGGAGGGGCGAGAGCGCTTATGA
- a CDS encoding IS1 family transposase, with the protein MIGDRSDATCRNLWEHIPAAYKGCRRCSDFWQACQLASPAETHECVGKGSGQTNHMERRSGALRQSCARFVRRTWSFSKSDSMHEIVTRLFIIRHHLSLVT; encoded by the coding sequence GTGATTGGAGATCGGAGCGACGCGACCTGTCGCAACCTGTGGGAGCACATTCCGGCGGCGTACAAAGGTTGCCGGAGGTGCAGCGACTTCTGGCAAGCTTGCCAACTGGCCTCTCCGGCCGAGACACACGAATGTGTCGGCAAAGGCAGCGGGCAAACCAATCACATGGAACGTCGGTCCGGCGCCTTGAGACAATCTTGCGCACGATTCGTCAGAAGAACATGGTCGTTTTCGAAGTCGGACAGCATGCACGAAATCGTGACACGGCTCTTTATCATCCGTCACCATCTATCACTTGTTACTTGA
- a CDS encoding YgiT-type zinc finger protein, protein MNPFDKCPVCGGELVEKEVEKLLKGGIHTAVLKVHADVCLRCGERLYSVETVRRFEQIRQKLERQDTAEFQPLGQTFQVA, encoded by the coding sequence ATGAACCCTTTTGATAAGTGCCCTGTTTGTGGGGGTGAACTAGTTGAGAAGGAAGTAGAGAAACTACTCAAAGGCGGTATTCATACCGCAGTGCTCAAGGTGCATGCGGATGTATGCCTGCGATGTGGTGAACGCTTGTATTCCGTTGAAACGGTCAGACGCTTTGAACAGATTCGGCAGAAACTGGAACGGCAAGATACTGCCGAGTTTCAGCCACTTGGTCAGACTTTTCAGGTGGCGTAG
- a CDS encoding biotin/lipoyl-containing protein, with translation MKVRVLIEGTAYEVEIVDLHSRPVVAIVDGERFEVWPESASALPVGSLDGRQAQAPPASPAPSLSPSAVSAPSAAPPIESGTVRAPIPGVILAVRVKPGDQVTAGQEVCVLEAMKMQNSIRAKQSGVVSAVYVSDGQHVKHHQPLMVIKSE, from the coding sequence ATGAAGGTGCGCGTGCTTATCGAGGGAACAGCATACGAGGTTGAGATTGTCGATCTCCATTCGCGTCCGGTCGTTGCAATCGTTGATGGTGAACGCTTCGAGGTCTGGCCCGAGTCCGCTTCCGCTCTGCCCGTCGGATCGCTCGATGGTCGGCAGGCGCAGGCGCCACCCGCATCCCCGGCGCCTTCTCTGTCGCCCTCCGCCGTATCTGCGCCTTCTGCGGCGCCTCCAATCGAGAGCGGGACGGTGCGCGCTCCGATCCCCGGCGTCATCCTTGCCGTTCGGGTCAAACCCGGCGATCAGGTGACGGCAGGGCAGGAAGTGTGCGTGCTCGAAGCCATGAAGATGCAGAACAGCATCCGTGCAAAACAGTCCGGCGTCGTTTCAGCCGTCTATGTGAGCGATGGGCAGCATGTGAAGCACCACCAACCGTTGATGGTCATTAAGTCGGAGTAA
- a CDS encoding DUF4258 domain-containing protein — protein sequence MDIQNIIDAIRHNRIRITEHADEEAQADHLSFDEIFFSILHGEIIEDYPTDKPYPSCLIYGDSFIGEPIHSVWAYNPGTQWAVLITVYRPDPERWINWRIRRKR from the coding sequence GTGGACATCCAAAACATTATTGACGCTATCCGTCACAATCGTATTCGCATCACTGAACACGCTGACGAAGAAGCACAGGCAGATCATCTGTCCTTTGATGAGATTTTCTTCAGCATCCTGCATGGAGAGATTATTGAAGACTATCCAACCGACAAGCCCTATCCAAGTTGCTTGATATATGGAGATAGTTTTATCGGAGAGCCGATTCACAGTGTTTGGGCTTACAATCCAGGAACCCAATGGGCTGTGTTGATCACTGTGTACCGACCTGATCCTGAACGGTGGATCAACTGGCGTATTAGGAGAAAGCGATGA
- a CDS encoding glucose-1-phosphate adenylyltransferase family protein, which translates to MLRTFAMILAGGESPALSVLTAERSEAAVPFAGKYRIIDFTLSNCVNSGIYNVGVLTQYRPRSLHEHIGVGKPWDLDRRIGGVRVLHPYLTSEGGAWQRGNADALRANLDIIAEQKVDAVLVLAGDHVYKMDYRPMLQLHEDLDADLTLAVHSVSPHEAHRYGIVSVDADGIVTQFEEKPRRPRSSLASMGIYVFRKHFLMEVLANGDEQNIGRDLMPKLVHQTSVVSYHFQGYWADVGTVQAYYEANMALLVETPALDLYDPEWVIHTRSEERPAAEIGEHARVDGNLLCDGCRIYGTVARSIIAPGVVVGEGAVVRDSILLSATVVEPGAVVDRCIVDKDVVIGSGAVVGDGEDNTPNQRSPDLLNTGLTLVGRSAQIPPNVRIGRNVVIRPRVTAAAFGGQTLVSSGATITR; encoded by the coding sequence ATGCTCCGCACATTTGCCATGATCCTGGCGGGAGGCGAAAGTCCGGCGTTGAGTGTCCTGACTGCCGAGCGTTCGGAGGCGGCGGTGCCCTTTGCCGGCAAGTATCGCATCATCGACTTTACGCTGTCGAATTGCGTCAACTCGGGCATCTACAATGTTGGCGTGTTGACGCAGTACCGCCCGCGGTCGCTTCACGAGCACATCGGCGTCGGTAAACCATGGGACCTCGACCGACGCATCGGCGGGGTGCGGGTGCTCCACCCGTACCTGACGAGTGAGGGAGGCGCATGGCAGCGCGGCAATGCTGACGCCTTGCGCGCCAATCTTGATATCATTGCCGAACAGAAGGTCGATGCCGTCCTGGTGCTCGCCGGCGATCATGTATACAAAATGGACTATCGTCCGATGCTTCAGTTGCATGAGGACCTCGACGCCGATCTGACTCTCGCGGTGCATAGCGTCAGCCCGCATGAGGCGCATCGCTACGGTATTGTGTCGGTTGATGCCGACGGGATTGTGACACAGTTCGAGGAGAAGCCGCGCCGTCCGCGTTCGAGCCTGGCATCGATGGGTATTTATGTCTTCCGCAAGCATTTCTTGATGGAAGTGCTTGCCAATGGCGATGAGCAGAATATCGGGCGCGACCTGATGCCGAAACTGGTGCATCAGACAAGCGTGGTGTCGTACCATTTCCAGGGATACTGGGCGGATGTCGGAACGGTGCAGGCGTACTATGAAGCCAATATGGCGCTGCTGGTCGAAACGCCAGCGCTTGACCTCTACGACCCGGAGTGGGTGATTCACACCAGGAGCGAGGAGCGTCCGGCTGCCGAAATCGGCGAGCACGCCCGTGTCGATGGCAACCTCCTGTGCGATGGCTGCCGCATTTATGGAACAGTCGCTCGCTCGATTATTGCGCCGGGGGTGGTGGTTGGTGAAGGCGCTGTTGTGCGCGACTCGATCCTGCTGAGTGCGACGGTCGTTGAGCCTGGCGCCGTGGTGGATCGCTGCATCGTCGATAAAGACGTCGTGATCGGCAGCGGCGCGGTGGTTGGCGATGGCGAAGATAACACGCCCAACCAGCGCTCGCCCGACCTGCTGAACACCGGACTGACCCTGGTGGGTCGAAGCGCGCAGATACCGCCGAATGTGCGGATCGGCAGGAATGTCGTTATCCGTCCCCGCGTCACTGCGGCGGCGTTTGGCGGGCAGACGCTCGTTTCTAGCGGGGCGACGATCACCCGCTGA
- a CDS encoding PH domain-containing protein: MTFEQNRARVVAAIWQAIAQSGVDLSSVPRDQQDRLVAAIADTLLPTVNQMLDEVAPPVSAEVSGDERILWEGRPFLSLTERYVLTTERVRIYRGLIGRAVDDIELVRLQDVDFSQNAGERILGIGDIHLRGADVSTPEATLRNVHQPEEVRELIRRAWLDARKRYGVSFREQM, encoded by the coding sequence GTGACCTTTGAACAAAATCGCGCCCGTGTGGTTGCTGCTATCTGGCAGGCGATTGCGCAGAGTGGTGTTGATCTCTCGTCAGTTCCGCGTGATCAGCAGGATCGCCTGGTGGCGGCAATCGCCGATACGCTGTTGCCGACGGTCAATCAGATGCTCGATGAGGTTGCGCCGCCGGTTTCCGCCGAGGTCTCCGGCGATGAACGCATATTGTGGGAAGGTCGCCCGTTTCTGTCACTGACCGAACGGTATGTGCTGACGACCGAGCGCGTGCGTATTTACCGGGGATTGATCGGGCGCGCGGTCGATGATATTGAACTCGTGCGGTTGCAGGACGTCGATTTCTCGCAAAATGCTGGCGAGCGCATCCTGGGAATTGGTGATATTCATCTTCGCGGCGCTGATGTTTCAACCCCAGAAGCCACGCTGCGCAACGTTCACCAACCTGAAGAGGTGCGCGAACTCATCCGACGCGCCTGGCTCGATGCGCGTAAACGGTACGGTGTGTCGTTCCGGGAACAGATGTGA
- a CDS encoding acyl-CoA carboxylase subunit beta yields the protein MTADDPRILELRALRERARQGGGPERIARHHARGKLTARERLDLLLDPGSFYEFEPFATGRLVDGETFYGDGVVTGYGKIDGRTVFVYSQDFTVLGGSLGEAQARKICRVMDLALSDGAPIIGLIDSGGARIQEGVHSLGGYGEIFRRNTKCSGVVPQISVMLGPCAGGAAYSPAVTDLIIMVERRSFMFITGPDVIKEVTGETIDLEGLGGAYVHMAISGACHLTAPDDQTALALCRLALSYLPSNNTENPPFVPTDDDPLRADEELNRIVPLDPGKAYRMHDVVERVVDHGSWLELQPMWAMNAITGWARMGGRSVGIVAQEPSVMAGVIDIDASDKIARFVRTCDCFNIPLVTFVDSPGFLPGIDQEHRGIIRHGAKVLYAYAEATVPKISIVTRKAYGGAYIVMSSKSLGGDISFAWPSAEVAVMGADGAVNLLYRDQIASAPDPAAERARLAREYERKFNNPYHAAAAGFFDDVIEPRETRARVIAALDALRDKSVAPPPRRHGNMPV from the coding sequence ATGACTGCTGATGATCCGCGGATTCTCGAACTGCGCGCGTTGCGTGAGCGCGCGCGCCAGGGTGGCGGACCGGAACGGATCGCCCGTCACCATGCGCGCGGCAAACTGACAGCGCGTGAGCGGCTTGATCTGCTCCTCGACCCCGGCAGTTTCTACGAATTCGAGCCGTTCGCCACCGGCAGGCTCGTTGATGGCGAAACATTCTATGGCGATGGTGTCGTGACCGGCTACGGCAAGATCGATGGACGCACCGTATTTGTCTATTCGCAGGATTTCACGGTGCTCGGCGGGTCGCTCGGCGAAGCGCAGGCGCGCAAAATCTGCCGGGTGATGGACCTGGCATTGAGCGATGGGGCGCCGATTATCGGATTGATCGACTCGGGCGGCGCGCGAATCCAGGAGGGTGTCCACAGTCTTGGCGGCTACGGTGAGATCTTCCGCCGTAACACGAAATGCTCCGGCGTTGTGCCGCAAATCAGTGTTATGCTCGGTCCGTGCGCTGGTGGCGCAGCATATTCGCCTGCCGTCACCGATCTGATCATTATGGTCGAACGCCGATCCTTCATGTTCATCACCGGTCCCGATGTCATCAAGGAGGTCACCGGCGAAACGATCGATCTGGAAGGGCTTGGGGGCGCATATGTTCACATGGCGATCAGCGGCGCCTGTCACCTGACGGCGCCGGATGATCAGACGGCGTTGGCGCTCTGCCGTCTGGCGCTGTCGTACCTGCCCTCGAACAACACCGAAAACCCGCCGTTCGTTCCGACTGATGATGATCCGCTGCGCGCCGATGAGGAATTAAACCGGATTGTTCCGCTCGATCCGGGGAAGGCATACCGTATGCACGATGTCGTCGAGCGTGTGGTGGATCACGGCAGCTGGCTGGAGTTGCAACCGATGTGGGCAATGAATGCCATCACCGGTTGGGCGCGGATGGGTGGGCGGAGCGTCGGTATCGTGGCGCAGGAGCCGAGCGTGATGGCAGGCGTGATCGATATTGACGCCTCTGACAAAATTGCCCGTTTTGTGCGCACCTGCGACTGCTTCAACATCCCGTTGGTGACGTTCGTCGACTCGCCTGGCTTTCTGCCCGGTATCGACCAGGAGCATCGCGGTATCATTCGACATGGCGCGAAAGTGCTCTATGCCTATGCCGAAGCGACCGTGCCCAAGATTAGCATCGTGACGCGTAAGGCGTATGGCGGGGCATATATCGTGATGAGCAGCAAATCGTTGGGAGGCGACATAAGTTTCGCCTGGCCCAGCGCCGAAGTGGCAGTTATGGGGGCGGATGGCGCGGTGAATCTGTTGTACCGCGATCAGATCGCCAGCGCGCCCGATCCGGCCGCCGAGCGCGCGCGTCTCGCGCGTGAATATGAACGAAAATTCAATAATCCCTACCATGCCGCAGCGGCCGGCTTCTTCGATGATGTGATCGAACCGCGCGAGACGCGCGCGCGGGTGATTGCTGCGCTCGATGCGTTGCGCGATAAGTCGGTGGCGCCGCCGCCGCGTCGCCACGGGAATATGCCGGTGTGA
- a CDS encoding glucose-1-phosphate adenylyltransferase, which yields MRVVAMIMAGGEGTRLSVLSEKRAKPSVPFAGKFRIIDFTLSNCVNSGIFDVAVLTQYRPHSLNAHIGNGKPWDLDRANGGVQLLQPYQGRRDESWYKGTADAVYQNLNYIRERRADLVLVLSGDHIYKMNYAEMIEFHQQKRADMTVAVMHVPLEETDRFGIMTVDENQRVIEFTEKPKNRDKGTLASMGIYLFNVDTLIKRLSENGEGSPRIDFGKHVIPAMIGRDAVYAFPFEGYWVDVGTIQSYWETSMDLLNPDNTLNLYDTDWVIHTRSEERPPAKMGPQARVSRSLICNGCIIRGTVEHSVLSPGVYVSPGAVVRDSVVMNDTWIGPGAVLDRVIVDKNVVVGAGVRLGCGDDLTPNREQPDKLMTGITIVGKGAHIPPNIRIGRNVIINADRDEEDFPTGDVKSGETI from the coding sequence GTGCGAGTCGTCGCCATGATCATGGCTGGCGGCGAGGGGACGCGGCTGAGTGTTCTTTCAGAGAAACGCGCCAAGCCCTCGGTGCCATTTGCCGGCAAGTTCCGCATTATTGATTTTACCCTTTCCAACTGCGTCAACTCCGGCATCTTCGATGTCGCTGTGTTGACGCAGTACCGTCCGCACTCGCTGAACGCTCATATCGGCAACGGTAAGCCGTGGGATCTCGACCGCGCCAACGGTGGCGTTCAACTGCTCCAGCCCTATCAGGGTCGCCGCGATGAGAGTTGGTACAAGGGGACGGCTGATGCAGTGTATCAGAATCTGAACTATATTCGGGAACGGCGCGCCGATCTGGTGCTCGTTCTGAGCGGCGATCACATCTACAAGATGAACTATGCCGAGATGATCGAGTTTCACCAGCAGAAGCGGGCAGATATGACCGTCGCCGTGATGCATGTGCCGCTCGAAGAAACGGATCGCTTCGGCATTATGACCGTTGATGAGAACCAGCGCGTCATTGAGTTTACCGAAAAGCCGAAGAATCGTGATAAAGGCACCCTCGCCAGTATGGGCATCTACCTGTTCAATGTCGATACGCTGATTAAGCGCCTGAGCGAAAATGGTGAAGGTTCGCCCCGGATCGATTTCGGTAAGCATGTCATTCCGGCGATGATCGGGCGTGACGCGGTGTATGCGTTTCCTTTCGAGGGGTACTGGGTCGATGTCGGAACGATCCAGTCGTACTGGGAAACGAGCATGGATCTGCTCAACCCCGATAATACGCTCAACCTGTACGACACCGATTGGGTTATTCACACGCGTAGCGAGGAGCGCCCGCCTGCCAAGATGGGACCGCAGGCGCGCGTCAGCCGCAGCCTGATCTGCAACGGCTGCATCATTCGGGGCACGGTCGAGCATTCGGTGCTCTCGCCGGGGGTGTATGTCTCGCCTGGCGCCGTGGTGCGTGATAGCGTGGTGATGAACGATACCTGGATTGGTCCCGGCGCAGTGCTCGACCGGGTGATTGTCGATAAGAACGTGGTGGTTGGCGCAGGGGTGCGTTTGGGGTGCGGCGACGATCTGACGCCCAACCGTGAACAGCCCGATAAATTGATGACCGGTATTACAATCGTCGGCAAGGGCGCCCATATTCCGCCGAATATCCGCATCGGGCGCAATGTGATTATCAACGCCGACCGTGACGAAGAAGATTTCCCGACCGGCGATGTGAAGTCGGGCGAGACGATATAG
- a CDS encoding sodium ion-translocating decarboxylase subunit beta → MDFSTLIPELIQGLANLTPGNLVMIAVAATLIALAVVKQYEPVLLLPIGFGCLVANIPLTGMTDGEGLFGILYRAGISTELFPLLIFIGVGAMIDFGPLLAMPRMALLGAAGQFGIFGTLILATLLGFPLNQAASIGVIGAIDGPTSIYVASQLAPELLAPIAVAAYSYMSLVPIIQPPLMRLLTSRRERRIRMAYAPRPVSRQALILFPLVVTLIIGLLVPAATPLISMLMLGNLLRESGVVERLSNAAQNEVINVATLFLGLTIGSTMGAESFLSLVTLQVLGLGLLAFVLDTVAGLLFGKVLALVSGGTVNPLIGAAGISAFPMAGRLAAKVALAEDPDNFILMHAMGANTAGQLGSVVAGGALLALVSGILG, encoded by the coding sequence ATGGATTTCTCGACACTCATCCCGGAATTGATCCAAGGTCTGGCGAACTTGACGCCTGGCAACCTGGTGATGATCGCGGTTGCGGCGACGTTGATTGCGCTGGCGGTGGTGAAGCAGTATGAGCCGGTGCTGTTGCTGCCGATTGGGTTTGGTTGTCTGGTGGCGAACATTCCGCTCACCGGCATGACCGACGGCGAAGGGTTGTTTGGCATTCTCTACCGCGCCGGGATTAGCACCGAACTCTTCCCACTCCTCATTTTCATCGGCGTTGGCGCGATGATCGATTTCGGCCCGTTGCTGGCAATGCCACGTATGGCGCTTCTTGGCGCTGCCGGTCAATTTGGCATTTTTGGCACGCTGATCCTGGCGACGCTTCTCGGTTTTCCGCTCAATCAGGCGGCATCGATTGGCGTCATCGGTGCGATTGACGGTCCCACGTCGATCTATGTTGCCTCGCAACTGGCGCCGGAACTGCTTGCCCCAATCGCCGTCGCAGCCTACTCGTATATGAGCCTGGTGCCGATCATCCAACCGCCGCTGATGCGGCTGCTGACATCACGCCGCGAGCGACGCATCCGCATGGCATACGCGCCGCGGCCGGTCTCGCGGCAGGCGCTGATCCTCTTTCCGCTTGTCGTCACACTGATCATAGGGCTGCTGGTTCCGGCGGCGACGCCGCTGATCAGTATGCTCATGCTGGGGAACCTGCTGCGCGAAAGCGGCGTGGTCGAGCGATTGAGCAACGCGGCGCAGAATGAAGTGATCAATGTCGCTACCCTGTTCCTGGGATTGACCATCGGCTCGACGATGGGCGCCGAGTCGTTTCTGAGCCTGGTGACGCTCCAGGTGCTGGGGTTGGGGCTGCTGGCGTTCGTGCTCGATACCGTCGCCGGTCTGCTGTTCGGCAAGGTTCTGGCGCTGGTCAGCGGCGGGACGGTCAATCCGTTAATCGGGGCGGCCGGCATTTCCGCCTTCCCGATGGCAGGGCGGTTGGCGGCAAAAGTGGCGCTCGCCGAAGACCCCGACAATTTCATCCTGATGCATGCCATGGGCGCCAACACCGCCGGGCAATTGGGCAGCGTCGTCGCCGGCGGCGCGCTGCTGGCGCTGGTGAGCGGGATTCTGGGGTAA
- a CDS encoding sugar kinase, whose product MPDVVTLGECMAVLYPPDPVSLDEARTLLIDIGGAEANLAIALCRLGHSARFISRVGDDPFGKRIRTVLSNEGVDTSSLRTDPDAQTGVFFREWLADGARRVYYYRRNSAASRIGPDDLTPAQFSGAQIVHLTGITPALSASCAAACMRAIDLARAAGALVSFDPNFRPRLWRAAQARDTLIPLMRAADILLMGHEDAQALFEVSNDDDALATAAALGARIVVLKCAERGARALVAGQRLAVPAAPVAHVIDPVGAGDGFNAGFLAGWLRGWSISESLTLGARIGAAAVATLGDYAGYPRL is encoded by the coding sequence ATGCCTGATGTCGTCACCCTTGGCGAGTGCATGGCTGTCCTGTACCCGCCCGATCCCGTCTCCCTGGACGAAGCGCGGACCCTGCTGATCGACATTGGCGGCGCAGAGGCGAACCTCGCCATCGCCCTCTGCCGTCTTGGTCACAGCGCGCGCTTTATCAGTCGCGTTGGCGACGATCCATTCGGCAAACGAATACGCACCGTGCTGTCCAATGAAGGGGTCGATACCTCATCGCTGCGGACCGACCCCGACGCGCAAACCGGTGTGTTCTTTCGGGAATGGCTTGCCGACGGCGCACGACGTGTCTACTATTATCGCCGCAATTCGGCTGCCAGTCGAATCGGACCGGACGACCTGACGCCGGCGCAGTTCAGCGGTGCGCAGATCGTGCATCTGACCGGCATCACCCCGGCGCTGAGCGCATCGTGCGCTGCCGCGTGTATGCGCGCCATCGATCTGGCGCGCGCCGCCGGCGCGCTGGTTTCGTTCGATCCCAATTTTCGCCCGCGATTGTGGAGGGCAGCACAGGCGCGTGACACGCTCATCCCCCTGATGCGCGCTGCCGATATCCTGCTCATGGGGCACGAAGATGCTCAGGCGCTCTTCGAGGTCAGCAACGATGATGATGCGCTGGCAACGGCGGCAGCGCTTGGCGCGCGCATTGTCGTGTTGAAGTGCGCCGAACGTGGCGCGCGCGCACTGGTTGCCGGGCAACGCCTGGCTGTCCCGGCAGCGCCGGTTGCGCATGTCATCGACCCGGTCGGAGCGGGCGACGGCTTCAACGCCGGATTTCTGGCGGGATGGTTGCGTGGATGGAGTATTTCCGAGTCGCTGACGCTCGGCGCCCGCATTGGAGCGGCAGCGGTTGCGACCCTCGGCGACTACGCCGGGTATCCGCGCCTCTGA
- a CDS encoding DNA methyltransferase has product MQQLGLFAHLTHKANLRHTRYGWLRLTPAYSVHLVQDVLSQITPHDTVVLDPFCGTGTTALACAERGIPVDTTDINPFLLWLTKTKVGAYDSAHLTAFRSNAQYVAQLIENSGGNDIWTPPIHQIEKWWSVDVLRILGGMMGFIRRISDFCSEKVVDLLKVAFCRTMIAHSSASFNHQSMSFKTQNNLPLFHRAADDMLMTWQAVVEDLYISAQSKVQTKPGIFLCDARKLSTVLPHDFYTCVITSPPYPNRMSYIRELRPYMYWLGYLCDGREAGELDWQAIGGTWGVATSNVGRWSPPETRAIPYPEFSGILAKISVKSDLLARYVHKYFYDMADHINDLFLVVKSGGSIYYIVGNSKFYDVIVPVEAIFASMFSERGFVDVDVRPIRKRTSKKDLYEYLICARKP; this is encoded by the coding sequence ATGCAGCAACTCGGATTATTCGCTCACCTCACCCACAAAGCCAATCTCAGGCACACGCGCTATGGATGGCTCAGGTTGACCCCTGCATATTCGGTTCACCTGGTTCAGGATGTGCTCTCCCAAATAACACCTCATGACACGGTTGTTCTCGATCCTTTTTGCGGAACTGGAACAACAGCCCTTGCATGCGCCGAACGAGGTATTCCTGTCGATACGACTGATATCAATCCTTTTCTGCTTTGGCTCACCAAAACCAAGGTTGGTGCGTATGATTCGGCTCATCTGACTGCATTTCGATCAAATGCTCAATATGTTGCTCAATTAATAGAAAACTCTGGTGGAAACGATATATGGACTCCTCCCATCCACCAGATCGAAAAATGGTGGAGTGTTGATGTCCTTCGTATCCTGGGAGGAATGATGGGTTTTATTCGCCGAATATCGGATTTTTGCTCTGAGAAGGTTGTGGACTTGCTCAAAGTTGCTTTCTGTAGGACAATGATCGCTCATTCGAGTGCGAGTTTTAACCATCAATCGATGTCCTTCAAGACACAGAACAATCTACCGCTGTTTCATCGAGCGGCTGATGATATGTTGATGACCTGGCAGGCGGTAGTAGAAGACCTGTACATTTCTGCTCAGAGTAAGGTGCAGACAAAGCCAGGAATTTTTTTGTGCGATGCGCGGAAATTATCAACTGTCCTTCCCCATGATTTTTATACATGTGTCATCACCTCTCCGCCATATCCGAACAGAATGAGTTATATTCGTGAGTTGCGTCCGTATATGTACTGGTTGGGCTACCTGTGTGATGGACGCGAAGCGGGTGAACTGGACTGGCAAGCAATTGGTGGAACCTGGGGCGTTGCGACGAGCAACGTCGGCAGGTGGTCGCCGCCGGAAACGCGCGCTATTCCGTATCCTGAATTTTCGGGCATTCTTGCAAAAATATCGGTAAAAAGCGATCTGCTCGCCCGATACGTGCATAAATACTTTTATGATATGGCAGATCACATTAATGACCTGTTCTTGGTGGTCAAGTCTGGTGGATCGATTTACTACATTGTCGGAAATTCAAAGTTTTACGATGTCATTGTGCCGGTTGAAGCGATTTTTGCCAGTATGTTCAGTGAACGTGGTTTCGTCGATGTAGACGTTCGTCCAATTCGGAAGAGAACATCGAAGAAGGATCTGTATGAATATCTTATATGCGCGCGAAAACCTTAA